TTTGGAGACTTTGCAGAAGGCATTAAAAGGTTGGTATGTTCTGTGCATGCACTTTATGTACTGCTTAGCAATGATACGCTGTGGAAACATTCGGCATCATAAAAGCAAGCAAGGTTGTTGCTAACATGCATCTCAGTGTTCTTAATGTATGTGTAGTCACATTTACATAAGCATGCTTATCTGTTACCATTCAGTATCATTCAAGATTgcctgttatttttattgtaaatgcCCATACCTGAATTCCCTTGTCtggaatgcagaagaaaatccattctatctttgtatttctgagaatgtctatttttctcttcacaaaTTGTTCTGCCTGAAATTTGGATGTTGATAGTATGTATAACTGCATGTTTGAAGGTATGAGAACACCTGGGAGTAAGTTGTTGAGATTGCTTTTAATGCTGATGTCTCATTCCTGGGGAAATGTTGAATCATTTCACTaagctttcctttttgctttctccatcTAGTATCTTCTCTGCCTGCTATGACAGATCGCTTAGAGTCTATAGCTAGACAAAATGGGTAGGTtgtcttctttattttatgGCAAAGATATTTCTTGTTTATCTGTACACATCATAATCTCACTGCTGGTTTGATTGTTTTTTGTGTGCATCTCAtagcaatttttgttttgttttgtatgtaaGCCTTGGATCTCACCTTAGTGCAAATGGCACTGAATGTTACATCACTTCAGACATGTTCTATGTGGAAGTCCAGTTAGATCCTACAGGGCTGCTGTGTGATGTCAAAGTGGCTCACCATGGAGAAAATCCTGTGGTATGTATTACTGAAAAAGATGAGAGTGATACCTTTTTGTCTTTGGAACTGCTGTTTTAGTTCCCTTCTGTATGAACAGAGGAAATGGATTATACTGAACATTCATCTAGGCCTAACAACTTTACTGCTTGTTCTAGTGGAAAGTCAAAACCTCCGTGGAGTAGTCCGTTCTTATGCTTTTATCTGATGATCAATGCAGTGCATGTGTGCGAGGACTGTTCTGCTGAGAGTCCTTATTTTCTTATGAGTAGCATCATTACTGGCAAAATTGCTTAGGAAgttacttgttttgtttgtgaggaattttatttcttggagaaggagagggaaattAATCTTATAAGACTTAGCTCTGTGAATGGAAAACACTAAAACCTAGAAGCATACAGCTAAGGtcctgaaagaaaatagcattgtttttttcctccgCATACATGGCAGTTTGCACTTGGATTTTGTATTGCCATAGCTCCTCTTCTGCAAATGAGGCCATTCTTATTGCATTTATAAAAGATCAGAGGTTTTCAAACTAAGGCTTCACTATTTTGAAACTTTATTCcaagttatttatttaatagGATATGATATTGTTTGAATTTCTCCCAGAGGAGGTTGTCAAGCAGAACTAGAACCATACCAATGCGTAGTTGTAAGTGTTTCTTCTCATCAGAAGCTGATCCTTAGAAATGTCACTGTCCTAATATTTTGCAGTCACAGTGCTGCACAAAGGCTGAGATTACTACATTTGATATTGATACAGTtctatatttttccctttttagaGCTGTCCAGAATTGGTGCAACATTTGAGGTGAGTAGCAATAGTTGTATTTTCAGACGGGTTTGTCTTTGCATTATTCAGCTGGTGCTATTTCATGCCTGGAAATGCCAAGCAGTTTGCTAACTGTGCCTTCCTCCCAAAGTCTTTGTACTTCTCCAGGGGGATTTCTGGCTTAGGTTCAGATATGCCAGATTCAGACTGCGATGCATGTGGACTTGGAAGCCATAGTGTGATATCTTGCAGAAACATTAAACCTGGATCATTTAAAGAACGTGTTTTTACAGCTTTCTTGTAACAAAAGTCTGTTCTTTTGTGacttcatttttgtattaatgtaacttttaaaaataaaatgtcatctGCTATGAATATGAATTCATATTacctttttccctctccttttagagagaaaaattttGATGAATTTTCTAAACATCTAAGGGGGCTTGTGAACCTGTATAAGTTGCCAGGAGACAAGTAAGTCTAGACTGTTGTATTTTAttacatgcacatatataaaatctacaagcttttatttctgtgcttaatTTTCCATTGTGTGTGATCTTCCTGACTCCATCAACAtgatttgtgtgtgcatgcagtgGGTAGCGAGGATTTAGTTTGAAGTGGGAATGAAAAGTTAAAACTTCTAAATGCTTGATCTGATGGAAAGTATTGCAGCTTGTCAGTCAGTATTTCTGTAATTGGATTTCATTGCACaactcattttaatttttaatttttctttttccagcaaaCTTAAAACCAAAATGTACTTAGCTCTCCAGTCCTTGGAGCTGGATCTCTCAAAAATGGCAGGGATGTATTGGTAAGAACATCTGTATGTCTTgttgatgtttgttttttcttaatagtaCCACATCATATTGACTGGTTCTAACCATAGGGAAGTATCCATGAGCTGATGGCTCATCAGTGCCTATGTATTCTGACATTATTGCTAACTTCAGTGCCGAGGTTTCAGAAGGCCTGTGCAAGCCAGGGAGTGATACAGAGTGATAGAAAAATTGCTCAGAGCTTCTTGGAATTTACCAGGAATTTACCTTTTTAACtacaaaattcagtttaaaaagggggggaaaaaaagcagtttgcaaCTAGATAGATTAGTGGTAACAAGTTGTTCTACAgtaagaaactgaaaaacacttGGTCATCTTTTACTACTGTAGATTCAGAGGATAAATCATCCATGCTTTACAAAGTAAAGTAGCTTCTATTTTGCCCATTGCAGTGTGAGATTTAAGATAGCTAGATCTGTTTACTGAGCAGCGTGTATGTGTTGAGCTAAAATCTTAGATTGTCATCAACCCATGATTTTTGGCTTCAACTATGGCTCTGGCTTGTTACAGACCTGTGACTGCCTCTCTTGCAGGCAAGCCACCAATGCAAATCCCCTCGACAAGATTCTTCGTGGCAGTGTTGGCTATCTCACCCCCAGGAGTGGAGGTATCTttgataaacattttaaaaaggaaaaaaaaatgtggattttcTATGTGAAATTGGCTTTGTTCAGTATCTCCTTTATGGATGGTAGTTTTACGTTAACTGATGCTAATAATGGAAGAAACTAATCAAAGTAAAAGAGGCTTAATATGTGCAAGTTCCTTATGATCCAGAAAGACAGCTTTTATTTATGAAGCCACCACAGATAGTAATCCTATAGGAGATGGCAGTATCTGTGCCTTTGGCAGAGGCGAATAACTCTTTCAAGGTGTGCTGGCAACTCTGCCCAACATGTTCTTTGTTACATTGCAAATTTAATGTTACAAGAGTTAATAATAGTTGGGTAACTTGTGTCACCAGGATGCTTATTTATAAGCCTTTCCCCCACAGGTCTCCTGATGAATCTCAAGTATTATGTCTCGCCATATGATTTATTTGAAGAAGGCACTGGAGCCCCCATTGTTTTGCATGAGAACAATGGTAGGTCACCTTTAGAAGCTAGTATGACTACTTCTGCTTGAAGGagagcagaaagcagatttCTAGCAGTCTAGCTCCCCTCTGCTGTCACCTCGAATACAGGAAAATCATAAGCTGAGTACAGAAAATATGGGTTTAATAAGCATGTCTGTAAATGCTGGCTCAGCTGACCCTCTTGAACCTCATGGCTCTTCTGGAATTTGACAGGGACTAGTACCAGTGAACCTGGATGACTCAGCCTGCAGTTGAATCCTTTTGCCTGGGGTTTCATGGTACACATGAGATCTGTTCTATTGTGAGAATACTTGTGCTTGTGCCATCTTACTGAAGGATCAGTTTCCTTGTGTGTATGCAGACATCTCATTTGCTAAAATGACAAAACCAAGCACCTATTAAAAAGGAGATTGCTCTGGAGAAAGGATAGGGTGAAATTGTTCAAATTcattaattattttgctttgtaaagaGCATAATACAAACTTACAAATCTatttgaaacatattttaagatttatgCTGTAGACATTCTGTGTAAGGAGTGAAAAAAGCCGGTAGTGTAACTGGTATGATTGTAGTCCATTTAGGTGTTAATGGTGAACACTGAAAACTGTACTGTATGGAGGAAGTAATATATTTCTACTAGTTTAATTTAACTCATAAAGcctgtggtatttttttcttgcttccttttgcAGTTCCTCGGGCTTTGGGTATGAATGCCTCAGTAACAGTTGAGGGAACTATGGCAATGTACAAACTTCCAATTGCACCACTGATTATGGGGTCTCATCCTGTTGACAGCAAAGGGTAAGCAAAGGACATATCTGCTAGGCCTTTCTCAGTGACCTTGTTTAAATGCAAATTCAATATTCAGTTCTCTTTTGAAGTCAGAGTGGAGAGATGACTGCATGATGTTATAGCATTATAAAGTGacttttatgctatttttagGCTGAGAAGCATGTATTTCAGGCATGTTTTAATGCTTTTGATGAGTGCCATTATTTTCCAGAAGGCATAAACAATCTGTTTGTATTTGAGCAAACAGTAAAACGCATGTCTGACACTCAAAGCAGAAGCCAAAGTCATGTTCTGCGcctaataaatatttgtatgaaCTCAATCTTTAGGACACCGTCTTTCTCGTCAATCACCAGTGCCAACAGTGTGGACCTGCCAGCTTGTTTCTTCTTGAAGTTCCCACAACCCATTCCAGTATCTCGAGCTTTCATTCAGAAACTTCAGGGCTGCACAGGTGGGTTGCACATCTGTTAGAAAGATGCTTTCTAGAATTTTCCTAATAAGCTGATGTTTATAAAGCATGACAGAATAGCTACTCAAGTTTTTGTGTCCTGGTTTCAGTAAGAACTGGATAAGTTTCCTTAACTAGGTGGTAACTCATTTCATGGCTCATCAGCTCTTTCCAGGTCCCAGGTGCAATCAGTCTGTGCCATTTTGTTTCCTCAGGTATTCCATTGTTTGATACATCACCAACATTTGTACCCTTGTATGAACTGATCACACAATTTGAGTTATCCAAGGAGGCTGATCCTCTACCTTTAAACCACAATATGCGCTTCTATGCAGTAAGTATATTGTACAGCCAGGGAGTTAGACTTGCAGATGAGCAGTTTAGGGGCTTTACGTGTTTTTGGGATCATTCAGGTAGAAGCTATTATAAATAATGAGATTGTCCTCCTGGATGGATGGAATTAGCAATTAAGATCTGGCTATGGACTCTGCTGCAGTAGTGACAGCAGAGATATGGAATTTAGCCTTCCCAGGTTCTGTTCCTTCTTCTAGCTTTGATTTTTGATATGTGACTGAATAAATCATAACACTTTGggagaaaacttgtttttttaatgttagtcAATGACAGATctcctattgacttcagtggatttttattttctcaaaagagATTCTATACTGTATGAAACTCATTTAGTTGGGGGAAGTGAATACTGTTTGGCAGTACTGCTTCTGAGGAGCCTGAGTGCTGTTTTGCTTGTTCAGATCTGCTTGTCATTTAGTAAAAGGAAAGTATCTTCATTCAATCTTGTCATTTCCAGCCAGAAAGATGGCTTGACATTGCTTGGATTTGGAGCCTGTTCTTTCCTTCCTAGATGTCTGGTTTTGCCTTGTATCCAGCATTAGTTGGAGTAAAGCAGGAATTGTTTGTCAGGCTCTtccaggacagcagcactgTTACTTTCTGAACAAAGATGCTCCTCTCCCAGATGGAAGAAGTCTTCAAGGAACTCTGATTAGCAAAATTGCCTTCCAGCACCCTGGACGGGTTCCTCTCATCCTTAATTTGATCAGACATCAGGTGGCTTACAACACACTGATAGGCAGCTGTGTCAAGCgaacagttttaaaagaagGTAGGTACCACATCAGGTGGAATCTAATGTGTAATTGATAGGGAACCCTGGGTAATTTTCTCAGATTTGGGAATAAGAAATAGGATGCtgatactgcttttctcttaccattttatttttctctatatgGGAGTATTGAGCATGTGCCTCTGGTTCATTTCCTGTGATCTTTAATTTAATAATTCCCTTGTCTTCCAGATTCCCCTGGGATCCTGCAGTTTGAAGTTTGTCCTCTCTCTGACTCCTGTTTTAGTGTGTCTTTTCAGCACCCTGTGAATGACTCTCTTGTGTGTGGTAAGTGGACTCAATAAAAGCATACATATAATTACAAAGAGAATGGCAGGGTTTTCTCCCTCTGTAACCAGAATTTTCATCTATTCCAAATGCCTTCTGTCTTTCAGTTGTAATGGATGTGCAAGATTCTACTCATGTGAATTGTAAGCTGTACAAAGGGCTGTCTGATGCTCTTATCTGTACAGATGATTTCATTGCCAAAGTTGTTCAAAGGTAAGCCAGATCTTTCTGTGATGCCATGTAGTTTTGTTTAGAGTATTGTTTATAAGCCAAAACGCAGTAGCTCACATGTGCTGTTGTTACTTGTACATGCCTACAGTAATATTTCACCAGGCCTTTCGTCCTGCGGAAAACTCAACTTTGGGGAGGAGAACTGGCAGTACCAAAACAGGCTCCAAAAGTACCCCAGAAGCAATATAGTGTGTCAGCTAAAATCAGTATCTGAATATCTGGAAATTAGTAGTTTTCCCTTATTAAATGTAAGGGCCCTTGTAAAACTGAATTAACAAATCCAGGATCTCTGTTTAACTATCTAGATAGGTGATTTTTATCCAGAACATTTTTTGAATGAGTTGTCATTATCCTTATTTCACTGGGGCCAGGCAGATTGAATGGTGCATTTGTGGTCACTTAGCAGACCAGTGCCAGAATGAAAGAGGTGGTTCAGACCTTCTGAGTCTGTCTGGTGCCATGCCTGTGGGACCAGGTACTCAGGTtaactctcctttctgctttttgagtTCTAAGAGAAAATCCTGGTGAGTACCATGGGATTAGTATGGGATACTTCTAGCATTTATTGCTTAATGTACCCCGAAACACATAGATGAACTCTGTGTCCATTTCATAAGTATCCTACTGATTTTTGGAACTGCTCTTTATTTGAGTGAATTTTTGTAGTGATTCTTCATAAGGGAGGAAAACTTGGAGCCCTACTGAAAATCATATTGTCGACTTCGAATCTTAACCTCTGATATTATGTGCGTGTCCGAGGTACCTGCCTTTTTATGCCTTTTCATGCAGTTGATAGCTTTCAAGGTCTTGTAAGGTGGAAAAGAGCTTCCTGCAGCTTGCCTTTTACACAGGCCTTTTATCAGAATTCCTCAACACCAGCCACCACTGTACGCATTCAGAATACAGCAGAATGTTAACAGTACACAACACAGACCTCTTGAGTgagaatacatatttttctttctaaacatAGGCTTGCTGACCTTGAGTGGGATGTGGCTTTATCATTGCACTTTACAAGGTTTCAGGAACTGAGGTTGCCTAAGCTTAGACAAAGGTGTTCCTTAACAGAATGAGTGTAACAACCCAGATTGCATGTTTCCATCCTGTGCTTTAATACAAGGTCATCATCTGTCAGTTACTAATAATTGAATAAATTGTTTGATTAATTCTCTCTGTATTTGTGTTTGCAAGGTAGTTTAGAAAGGCACCGTTTTCTTATGGCTAGATGAGTGTGACAGGATAAGTATAAGTACAAATAGAATAGCAAAGTTTTTACAGTGCCTGGACATGTTGCTCTCTTGTGGCCAAGACCCGTAGCATTTCTTTTAGTTGAAGACCCGTAGCATTTCTTTCAGTTGTCATTTCCTTTAGTTTTCCCTCCCCAGAATGAGAAATACCATCTTATCTcatttggctgctgcttttctgaggaAGTTGTTAAAACTACTTTAATGAACGTTGCTTAGGGCAGTAAAATGCATTCTAAACTATTTGTGTCTTATGTTTTGCAGATGTATGTCCATTCCTGTGACCATGAGAGCAATTCGTAGAAAAGCAGAAACGATTCAGGCAGACACACCAGCCTTGTCACTCATTGCAGAGACAGTAGAAGATATGGTGAAGAAAAATCTTCCCCCAGCCAGCAGCCCAGGGTATGGCATGACCACAGGCAGCAACCCAATGAGTGGTACCACTACCCCAACAAACACTTTTCCTGGGGGGCCCATCACTACTTTGTTTAATATGAGCATAAGCATGAAAGAGAGGCATGACTCGGTGGGCCATGGGGAGGACTTCAGCAAAGTGTCTCAGAACCCTATTCTCACTAGTTTGTTGCAGATCACAGGGAATGTGGGGTCTACCATTGGCTCAAGTCCAACCCCTCCCCATCACACACCACCACCAGTATCCTCACCAGCAAGCAACACCAAGAACCACCCCATGCTCATGAACCTTCTTAAAGAGAATCCCCCTCAGGATTTCTCCACTCTGTATGGGAGCAGCCCTCTCGAAAGGCAGAACTCTTCCTCTGGCTCCCCTAGAATGGAAATGGGCCCTGGGGGGagtaagcaaaagaaaaaaaaatcccgcATCCCAGCAGACAAGCCCAAGCATCAGACTGAGGACGATTTCCAGAGGGAGCTCTTTTCAATGGATGTTGACTCCCAGAATCCTATTTTTGATGTCAACATGACTGCAGATACCCTGGACACCCCTCATATTACTCCAGCACCTAGCCAATGCAGCACTCCTCCTACTACATACCCACAGCCTATACCTCACTCGCAGCCCAGTATTCAGAGAATGGTTCGACTTTCTAGTTCAGACAGCATTGGAGCCGATGTTACTGATATCCTTTCGGATATAGCAGAGGAGGCTTCCAAACTACCCACCACCAATGAGGACTGTCCACCCATTGGTACTCCAGTAAGAGACTCTTCTAGTTCAGGACATTCACAAAGTGCCCTCTTTGACCCAGATGTTTTTCAGACGAACAATAGTGAGAACCCATACACAGATCCAGCAGACCTGATAGCAGATGCTGCTGTGAGCCCCAACAGTGATTCttcaaaccatttttttccagatgggGTAGATTTCAATCCTGACTTGCTGAACAGTCAAAGTCAAAGTGGTTTTGGGGAGGAGTACTTTGATGAGAGTAGTCAGAGTGCAGACACTGATGATTTCAAAGGCTATACTCCCCAGGCTCTAAGTACGTTGGGGGTGCAAGTGTTAGGGGGTGATGggggagaaaataaatttaagggGAGTAATCAGTCTGATACGGTGGATTTTAGTATTATTGCAGCTGCAAGCAAAGCACTGGGGTCCTCTGACATCATGGAACATCACAGTGGTGGTCAGAGCCCTTTATTAAATACAGGGgatttggggaaagaaaagtctCAGAAACGGGTAAAGGAAGGCAATGGTTCTGGAAGTAATATGGCAGGTCCTGGGCTAGATGGGAAGCCAGGGAAGCGCAGCCGGACTCCATCCAGTGATGGTAAAAGTAAAGAGAAACTTCCAAAGCGTAAGAAGCAGGAAACAGATGGAAAATCTCCATCTCATAGTTCATCAAACAGGCCTTTCACCCCACCTGCAAGCACAGGTGGGTCCAAATCTCCTGGGAGTTCAGGCAGATCTCAGACTCCTCCTGGTGTAGCTACTCCTCCTATTCCAAAAATCACAATTCAGATTCCAAAAGGAACAGTGACTGTTGGCAAACCATCTTCACATGGCCAGTATACGAGTAGTGGCTCTGTCAcctcctccagcagcaaaaGCCATCATAGccattcttcctcctcctcctcttcctcttcctcttcaacCTCaggcaaaattaaaagcaaatcagaAGGGTCTTCTGGTTCAAAGATGAGCAGCAGCCTATACTCGAGCCAAGGTGGCTCAGGTTCAGGTCAGTCCAAAAGCTCAGCTCAGTCTATGGGAAAGCCTGGATCCTCCCCCATCACCAAACATGGCCTCAGCAGCGGTTCTGGAAGTACCAAGATGAAACCTCAAGGAAAGCCATCATCACTTATGAACCCCTCTATGAGTAAACCAAACATCTCTCCATCTCATTCTAGACCCTCAGGAGGTTCTGACAAGCTTGCTTCTCCCATGAAACCTGTTCCAGGTACTCCCCCATCATCTAAAGCAAAGTCACCTATAAGTTCAGGTTCTGGAGGCTCCCATATGTCTGGGACTGGATCAAGCTCAAGTATGAAATCCTCTTCAGGAATGGGATCCTCTGGGTCTATGTCTCAGAAACCACCTCCTTCATCAAACTCTTCTACAGcatcttcatcttccttttcatctAGTGGGTCTTCCATGTCTTCATCCCAAAATCAGCATGGAAGTTCCAAAGGCAAGTCTCCTAGCAGAAACAAGAAGCCATCTCTAACTGCAGTCATAGACAAACTTAAACATGGGGTTGTCACTAGCGGGCCTGGTGGTGAAGACCCAATGGATGGGCAAATGGGGCCAAGTTCCAATTCCTCGAGCCATACTATGTCCTCCAAACACAGTATGTCAGGAGGTGAGTTCCAGGGCAAACGTGAGAAGAGTGACAAAGAGAAATCTAAAGTTTCTGTTTCTGGAGGATCTGTCGACTCTTCCAAGAAGACTTCAGATTCCAAAAATGTTGGAAGCACTGGAGTGGCCAAAATTATCATCAGCAAGCATGATGGTGGTTCTCCTAGTATTAAAGCCAAAGTAACTTTGCAGAAACCTGGGGAAGGAGGTGGGGATAGCTTAAGGCCTCAGATGGCTTCTTCCAAAAGCTATGGATCCCCTCTAATCAGTGGGTCTACTCCAAAACATGAACGCTGCTCTCCCAGCCACAGTAAGTCACCAGCATACACTCCCCAAAACATAGACAGTGAGAGTGAGTCGGGCTCTTCCATAGCTGAGAAATCCTATCagaacagccccagctctgaTGATGGCATTAGGCCTTTGCCTGAATATAGCTCAGAAAAACATAAGAAgcacaaaaaagagaagaaaaaagtgaaagacaAAGACAGGGATAGAGATCGGGATCGTGATAAAGACAGAGACAAGAAGAAATCTCACAGCATTAAGCCAGAGAGTTGGTCTAAATCCCCAATTTCAGCTGATCAATCTCTCTCCATGACAAGCAGTGCTATCATTTCAGCTGAGCGACCATCTCGAGCTAGCCCTGAGTTTTTGATTGGAGAAGAAGACGACGATCTCATGGATGTTGCTCTAattggaaattaattttcttagtatctttaaaagatactgaaatattttaaaagatgagcTGAATGCAGGACCTGCAGGTTTTAGAGATGAAAAGAACCATTTATTGCATAACTGCCACACTGATTCTTAAGAGATGTGTCTTAAGAGAAGTATTTCCAAGGATCTCAAAAGTCTGAATGGAACACGTGTGAGTGCCGATCTCTGGCTGTGTCCAGAAGCTCCATATGGCAAGCCAGGTTCCTGACTGTGGCCTTGGTTCTGTGGATACTTACactcttttttaatttagaagtaTTAATAGTCCTGTTAAAAATAACAGGCATAAAGCTAAATATGCGTGTCAGTGTGTGAGCAGACCCCAAACTGGTGCAAACAAACTAGGCTATTCTGGGAGAATCTGACTTCCTCTGCCCCCTCTTCCCCTTCAGAATAAGTTAATCTTGTTTTTAGGAATTTTTAAGCTAATTATTTTAGGGCATGTTTTGGGGTTGgattttactctttttaaaagggtggttggaagaaaaagatgctttttaattgtttttatttttgtggcaCTTCTTCATTCAGTGCCTGATTTGGAGTGTTGCTGAGGAACTTGATCTTCCTCTGATGGGGCCACTCAGCAAAATCAGGCACTGTGTTCTGATGAGTATCAGCATTTTATTCTAGGTCAAAATGATGAAGGGTAGCTGTCTTATGtttgacttttctttcattttagctATTTACTTATGTCCGTATTTGAACGCCTTATGCTGCTTGTTTTCAAACAGTCTCTGTTTTAATTGTATGATGGCAGAGCCCAAAGGAACTTGGCAATTTGGGTAGAACCTATGGTTTTGGAAGGCTCTGCACATGTGCAGCCACTGTAGCTTTGATGAAGTTAGTAAAATTCCAGCATGCATTGGaacaaaactaaatttaaaaagggCCACCACTGTCTTAATCTGAGCATTGCTTCCTTGAAAGCCTAGCAAACAATTTCCCCGGAATTCCCTGATGCTGCATTTGTAAAGAGACAGAGTTTATAAGCTGCGCACAAGACCCAATTCTGCAAACACTTTAGAACTATGCTTAATTTATCTACTATGaataatttcattaatattgATAGGACAACTAGTGTGCATTCATGGTTAAAAAATTGGACCTTATTTTCTCAATCTGTTTCTGTTGCTGAAATGCTTacaggttttttgtttttttttttttcttcccccttttaaCTTGCAGTACACTTCTCAAATAGTAATTCTGGTAATGCACACAAGcattcccttctctctctggGAGGTGTTAGTCTAGCAGTGTGAGTCATTCATGTCCTGGTGTTAGCATGCACTTTCGCTGCTGGAAAAACAGACCCTAACTGGTTCATCTGGATAAAGATTGCAGCAGAAGCAGTGTTTTCCTTAAATGACGGATTTTCCCTTTTTGGCCGGACTTAAGAACATGATTCTGCTGTCCTCTATGATTTTATCTTGATCCCTGAAAGGAAAGAGACTGAGGAGGAagatattctatttttaaaagcaattaaagcTGTTTTGCCCAAGAGGAAAAGTGGGAAATCAAGAAAGAGTTCTGTGAACCCATCTCCTTTGAGTTTTGTACCAGGCAGAATCCTGCTCCCATTgagttttgccattgatttcTGGAGGCCAGGATTTCACCCATGGGGAAGAGATTATACTTTGTATATGGGGATGTGGTCTGAAAACATGTCAAGGCTTTAAGTTTCTTCTAAACCACTGAAATTTCCAATCATGCTTACAATCTGACCCCAGTAATACTCCAGacaagcattttcttctctggctTGTTAAAAGCCATAGCAAGTCAGATGTCTTTTCAGCAGAACAGCAACTATTCAATAAATTGTAGGGATTTTTCACctcttttttccagtcttcagCTTAATTCCAGGGTTCCTGTCCAGTGCAGGAGCCATGAATTTCTCCAAATCCACCCCAAACTTTGGAGACATCTCCATTCTTGTATTTTCCAACCTTCAGCCTATGCTCCTAGTGATCTGCATACAATAGTTTCCTTCTCACAAATGTTCCCATATTCATGTGCAGAGATGataaaaaaagtagtaaataaaGTCTAAACCTGGAGCAAATGACATCTTATGCAGCATCAGAATTATATGACTGTGGGGTGTCTATGAAGAGGATGTAAGGAATACAACACCAGATGACTTACATCTTTGAGACCCTGCTACAGCAGCTGCATCTTGGAAATAATACCTGTTCAGACTCCAACAGGTTGTCATCTCTTTAAATTCTGTTCCTGTCATTTTaagttgctttgttttaaaagagcCCTTTGAACTGCTCTGGGTTGTGTGAAGGTATAAGCAGCCTTCAAAAGCAGCACTCTTACAAAGTTGAATCAGGACTGGGGATTTCAAGGAATGGTTTGCTGGACACTTGTCATTAATTGGAGTGATGTTTTACCAATATGAAACAGACATTAAAAGTTAAATACTGTTCAGCTTCATAATTaatacataaatgtattttaaatgaaagagctgaacatgtttccttctctgcttgCCCAAGACCAAAGTTCAATATTCTAAATTTCTCCTGCAAAAGGTGGGCATCACGAACACCTACAGAAGTACAGGGAACAAAGTCTCATCCTCTCTAAGCCTCTGTGACACC
This genomic interval from Rhea pennata isolate bPtePen1 chromosome 26, bPtePen1.pri, whole genome shotgun sequence contains the following:
- the MED1 gene encoding mediator of RNA polymerase II transcription subunit 1 isoform X2, with the translated sequence MRTSPTEFREVEKLNKMSSLLERLHAKFNQNRPWTETMKLVRQVMEKRVVINSGGHQHLVSCLETLQKALKVSSLPAMTDRLESIARQNGLGSHLSANGTECYITSDMFYVEVQLDPTGLLCDVKVAHHGENPVSCPELVQHLREKNFDEFSKHLRGLVNLYKLPGDNKLKTKMYLALQSLELDLSKMAGMYWQATNANPLDKILRGSVGYLTPRSGGLLMNLKYYVSPYDLFEEGTGAPIVLHENNVPRALGMNASVTVEGTMAMYKLPIAPLIMGSHPVDSKGTPSFSSITSANSVDLPACFFLKFPQPIPVSRAFIQKLQGCTGIPLFDTSPTFVPLYELITQFELSKEADPLPLNHNMRFYAALPGQQHCYFLNKDAPLPDGRSLQGTLISKIAFQHPGRVPLILNLIRHQVAYNTLIGSCVKRTVLKEDSPGILQFEVCPLSDSCFSVSFQHPVNDSLVCVVMDVQDSTHVNCKLYKGLSDALICTDDFIAKVVQRCMSIPVTMRAIRRKAETIQADTPALSLIAETVEDMVKKNLPPASSPGYGMTTGSNPMSGTTTPTNTFPGGPITTLFNMSISMKERHDSVGHGEDFSKVSQNPILTSLLQITGNVGSTIGSSPTPPHHTPPPVSSPASNTKNHPMLMNLLKENPPQDFSTLYGSSPLERQNSSSGSPRMEMGPGGSKQKKKKSRIPADKPKHQTEDDFQRELFSMDVDSQNPIFDVNMTADTLDTPHITPAPSQCSTPPTTYPQPIPHSQPSIQRMVRLSSSDSIGADVTDILSDIAEEASKLPTTNEDCPPIGTPVRDSSSSGHSQSALFDPDVFQTNNSENPYTDPADLIADAAVSPNSDSSNHFFPDGVDFNPDLLNSQSQSGFGEEYFDESSQSADTDDFKGYTPQALSTLGVQVLGGDGGENKFKGSNQSDTVDFSIIAAASKALGSSDIMEHHSGGQSPLLNTGDLGKEKSQKRVKEGNGSGSNMAGPGLDGKPGKRSRTPSSDGKSKEKLPKRKKQETDGKSPSHSSSNRPFTPPASTGGSKSPGSSGRSQTPPGVATPPIPKITIQIPKGTVTVGKPSSHGQYTSSGSVTSSSSKSHHSHSSSSSSSSSSSTSGKIKSKSEGSSGSKMSSSLYSSQGGSGSGQSKSSAQSMGKPGSSPITKHGLSSGSGSTKMKPQGKPSSLMNPSMSKPNISPSHSRPSGGSDKLASPMKPVPGTPPSSKAKSPISSGSGGSHMSGTGSSSSMKSSSGMGSSGSMSQKPPPSSNSSTASSSSFSSSGSSMSSSQNQHGSSKGKSPSRNKKPSLTAVIDKLKHGVVTSGPGGEDPMDGQMGPSSNSSSHTMSSKHSMSGGEFQGKREKSDKEKSKVSVSGGSVDSSKKTSDSKNVGSTGVAKIIISKHDGGSPSIKAKVTLQKPGEGGGDSLRPQMASSKSYGSPLISGSTPKHERCSPSHSKSPAYTPQNIDSESESGSSIAEKSYQNSPSSDDGIRPLPEYSSEKHKKHKKEKKKVKDKDRDRDRDRDKDRDKKKSHSIKPESWSKSPISADQSLSMTSSAIISAERPSRASPEFLIGEEDDDLMDVALIGN